Proteins encoded together in one Thermomonospora curvata DSM 43183 window:
- a CDS encoding L,D-transpeptidase, with product MTERSRRPRPAAVRPKRHVRRWRAVRAGAAALAAVTVLATGGCGSGGGSGGGSGGEQRPQAEPSVAVDLAKLPRATTFTTLRGLPQDPAPSAATDGTVVRPNAALPVSAQPGGPPVAALPDRQLDGPTWVPVVETRGEWLRVLLPSRPNGVTGWIRRDESALTVAHTPYLVTVDRQERRLTLLRSGRQVGSWTVAVGADETPTPAGRTFLLALLKPSHATYGPLVIPVGAHSQTLETFGGGPGTVAFHGWRDASVFGKAVTHGCIRVPDEALDRLSKVPLGTPVLVT from the coding sequence CGGGGGCCGCCGCCCTGGCGGCCGTCACCGTGCTCGCGACCGGCGGCTGCGGGAGCGGCGGCGGAAGCGGCGGTGGAAGCGGCGGCGAGCAGCGGCCGCAGGCCGAGCCGAGCGTCGCCGTGGACCTTGCGAAGCTGCCGCGGGCCACGACGTTCACCACGTTGCGCGGGCTGCCGCAGGATCCGGCCCCGTCCGCGGCGACCGACGGCACGGTGGTGCGGCCGAACGCCGCGCTTCCGGTGTCGGCACAGCCGGGCGGGCCGCCGGTGGCGGCGCTGCCCGACCGGCAGCTGGACGGTCCCACCTGGGTTCCCGTGGTGGAGACCAGGGGCGAGTGGCTGCGGGTGCTGCTGCCCAGCCGCCCCAACGGGGTGACCGGATGGATCCGGCGGGACGAGAGCGCGCTGACCGTCGCGCACACCCCCTACCTGGTCACAGTGGACCGGCAGGAACGCCGGCTGACCCTGCTGCGCTCCGGCCGGCAGGTCGGCAGCTGGACGGTGGCGGTGGGCGCCGACGAGACGCCCACCCCGGCCGGCCGCACGTTCCTGCTGGCCCTGCTCAAACCGTCCCACGCCACCTACGGCCCGCTGGTCATTCCGGTCGGGGCGCACTCGCAGACCCTGGAGACCTTCGGGGGAGGGCCCGGCACGGTCGCCTTCCACGGCTGGCGCGATGCGTCGGTCTTCGGCAAGGCCGTCACCCACGGCTGCATCCGGGTGCCCGACGAGGCGCTGGACCGGCTGTCGAAGGTCCCGCTGGGCACTCCCGTCCTCGTCACCTGA
- a CDS encoding choice-of-anchor P family protein, which translates to MSSAARSAVITGVLAAPLIVAAAPISYADPGGHGSAYGLTADGLVNLPATPSVSSSGNGPTRQSVTRLPDNPLVDASALETSARGRHGHARVSDLEVAKALLRAETVSARCHAGKGSSYLGNARIAGRPLAVSPPPNSTLRVPIKGVGDASLILNRQERTANGGVTVTAMQLNLPGVHGKGQQLNVASVTCEPKPAKPQPKPAKPEAPKPTPVPRDLPVTG; encoded by the coding sequence ATGTCATCTGCGGCCAGGTCGGCCGTCATCACCGGGGTACTCGCGGCACCGCTGATCGTCGCGGCGGCACCGATCTCGTATGCCGACCCGGGCGGCCACGGCTCGGCTTACGGCCTGACCGCCGACGGTCTGGTGAACCTGCCGGCCACCCCGTCGGTGTCCTCGTCCGGCAACGGGCCCACCCGCCAGAGCGTCACCCGGCTGCCCGACAACCCCTTGGTGGACGCCTCGGCGCTGGAGACCTCGGCGCGGGGCCGGCACGGGCACGCCCGGGTCTCCGACCTGGAGGTCGCCAAGGCCCTGCTGCGGGCCGAGACGGTCAGCGCCAGGTGCCACGCCGGCAAGGGCTCGTCCTACCTGGGCAACGCCCGCATCGCCGGCCGGCCGCTGGCGGTCAGCCCGCCGCCCAACAGCACCCTGCGAGTGCCGATCAAGGGGGTCGGGGACGCCTCGCTCATCCTCAACCGCCAGGAGCGCACCGCCAACGGCGGGGTGACCGTCACGGCCATGCAGCTCAACCTGCCCGGCGTGCACGGCAAGGGGCAGCAGCTCAACGTCGCCTCGGTGACGTGCGAGCCCAAGCCCGCCAAGCCGCAGCCCAAGCCGGCCAAGCCCGAGGCGCCCAAGCCCACCCCGGTGCCGCGGGACCTGCCGGTCACCGGTTGA
- a CDS encoding TetR/AcrR family transcriptional regulator → MSKATADGGRARRVRKEPDERRDQILRCARELFSKHPYEAVSSAQIADAAGVSRGLLNHYFGTKRGLYLAAVRQMLSVPPPPVPAFVAGATVRDRVAQALDAWLELLERNRGTWITALDMMASGGDRELGRILDEARDRAVARVTEIVGLTPLAAEHPEVLSALRGFAGMAMDTSREWLKYGRLTRAQVHMLLEQTILHLTEHLIPRLVAEADRPAAAEASPSSV, encoded by the coding sequence ATGAGCAAAGCCACCGCCGACGGCGGCCGGGCGCGCAGGGTGCGCAAGGAGCCGGACGAGCGGCGCGACCAGATTCTGCGGTGTGCCCGGGAACTGTTCAGCAAGCACCCCTATGAGGCGGTCTCCAGCGCCCAGATAGCCGACGCCGCCGGGGTCAGCCGCGGCCTGCTCAACCACTACTTCGGCACCAAGCGGGGGCTGTACCTGGCGGCCGTGCGGCAGATGCTGAGCGTGCCCCCGCCGCCGGTGCCGGCGTTCGTGGCGGGCGCCACCGTGCGCGACCGCGTCGCCCAGGCCCTGGACGCCTGGCTGGAGCTGCTGGAACGCAACCGGGGGACGTGGATCACCGCGCTGGACATGATGGCCTCCGGCGGTGACCGCGAGCTGGGCCGGATCCTGGACGAGGCCCGCGACCGGGCGGTCGCCCGCGTCACCGAGATCGTCGGGCTGACCCCGCTGGCCGCCGAGCACCCGGAGGTGCTGTCGGCGCTGCGGGGGTTCGCCGGGATGGCCATGGACACCAGCCGCGAGTGGCTCAAGTACGGCCGGCTGACCCGCGCCCAGGTGCACATGCTGCTGGAGCAGACCATCCTGCACCTCACCGAGCACCTCATCCCCCGCCTGGTGGCCGAGGCGGACCGGCCGGCCGCCGCCGAGGCCTCCCCGTCCTCGGTGTGA